The following coding sequences lie in one Halorussus halophilus genomic window:
- a CDS encoding XdhC family protein has translation MDDQASEAWDASTPTVRTALRDALDADAPAAVATVTAVEGSAYRRPGAKMVLPNTTTLDASAPETTGAITAGCLEGPVAEIATQVTQNGPRRETFDLTSDDDTWNFGLGCNGVIDVLVEPADTSFRAALDRLTDGERVALVTVVATEHSDVAVGARVLFADGSFTATDPRPEIPEEILTQVTQQAREFAEHGRSDTLEVETERGTVELFVDGLEPVPTLFVFGGGRDVRPVTRFAREAGFRVAVATARGAQADAKRFPAADRVVATHPTDLDSCIERAADTYAVLMSHNFVDDRLAVEALLDTAVPYVGLMGPRKRFDELRDALAEDGVELTKSQLDRISTPVGLDLGGGEPAQVALSVVSEVLAVSNDRDGTRLSESEASIHPRAE, from the coding sequence ATGGACGACCAAGCGTCGGAAGCGTGGGACGCGAGTACGCCCACAGTCCGCACCGCGCTCCGCGACGCACTCGATGCAGACGCGCCCGCCGCCGTCGCGACCGTGACGGCCGTCGAAGGCTCGGCGTACCGTCGCCCCGGCGCGAAGATGGTACTCCCGAACACCACCACTCTCGACGCCAGCGCCCCCGAAACGACCGGAGCCATCACCGCTGGCTGTCTCGAAGGCCCTGTCGCCGAAATCGCAACGCAGGTCACGCAGAACGGCCCCCGCCGCGAGACGTTCGACCTGACGAGCGACGACGACACGTGGAACTTCGGACTGGGGTGCAACGGCGTCATCGACGTGCTGGTCGAACCGGCGGACACGAGTTTCCGCGCGGCCCTCGACCGACTCACAGACGGCGAGCGAGTCGCGCTGGTCACCGTGGTCGCCACCGAGCATTCCGACGTAGCAGTCGGCGCGCGCGTACTCTTCGCCGATGGCTCCTTCACAGCCACTGACCCCCGACCCGAAATCCCCGAAGAAATCCTCACCCAAGTCACCCAACAAGCCCGCGAATTCGCCGAACACGGTCGCTCTGATACCCTCGAAGTCGAGACGGAGCGCGGCACGGTCGAACTGTTCGTAGACGGCCTCGAACCAGTGCCGACGCTGTTCGTCTTCGGCGGCGGCCGCGACGTGCGGCCCGTGACGCGATTCGCCCGCGAGGCTGGCTTTCGCGTCGCCGTCGCCACCGCGCGCGGCGCACAGGCCGACGCCAAGCGGTTCCCGGCCGCAGACCGCGTGGTCGCTACGCACCCGACCGACCTCGACTCCTGCATCGAACGCGCCGCAGATACCTACGCCGTGCTGATGTCGCACAACTTCGTGGACGACCGCCTCGCGGTCGAAGCTCTGCTCGACACGGCAGTTCCATACGTCGGATTGATGGGGCCACGAAAGCGATTCGACGAACTGCGCGACGCGCTCGCCGAGGACGGCGTCGAACTCACCAAATCGCAACTCGACCGTATCTCCACGCCAGTCGGACTGGATTTGGGAGGAGGTGAACCCGCGCAGGTGGCGCTCAGCGTCGTGAGCGAGGTGCTAGCGGTGAGCAACGATAGGGACGGGACTCGCTTGAGCGAGAGCGAGGCGTCGATTCACCCCCGGGCAGAATAG
- a CDS encoding cytochrome P450, with the protein MRSSPPGPRGEPLFGSSRRYARDPFRFLSALEEAYGDVVQFDLGPLNTHLVTDPVDIERVLVSEAHKFQKPDFQSDALGDLLGKGLLLSEGQTWRKQRQLANPAFDANRLLGFADRIVAHNDDLLAGWTDGAEVDVEQDMTEVTLAVIADLMLGTDLNDRRVETIRKALLPLGRRFGPDPVRFAAPGWLPLPGDSDYRNALETMDSVIDDIVAERRGTHGDPETDDGPNDLLSILLRAQDRGKQTDRQIRDEVMTMLLAGHDTTALTLTYTWYLLSQHPEVEQRVHEEIDEVLDGDPPATTDVSELSYVERVIDESMRLYPPVYTMFREATEPVVLGGYRIPEGAAIMVSQWAMHRSERYWDDPDAFDPDRWTRDEDRPRFAYFPFGGGPRHCIGKHLAKLEAKLILARTAQQYRLEYARENEPELWPTLTMHPRDGMPMDLHER; encoded by the coding sequence ATGCGTTCGTCACCGCCCGGCCCGCGGGGAGAGCCACTGTTCGGCAGTAGTCGCCGCTACGCCCGGGACCCCTTCAGATTCCTCTCGGCACTCGAAGAAGCGTACGGCGACGTCGTGCAGTTCGACCTCGGGCCGCTGAACACGCACCTCGTCACCGACCCCGTCGATATCGAGCGCGTGCTCGTCTCGGAAGCCCACAAGTTCCAGAAACCCGACTTCCAGAGCGACGCGCTCGGCGACCTCCTCGGGAAGGGACTGCTCCTCAGCGAGGGTCAAACGTGGCGCAAGCAGCGTCAACTCGCAAACCCGGCGTTCGACGCGAATCGACTGCTCGGGTTCGCCGACCGAATCGTCGCCCACAACGACGACCTGCTCGCCGGTTGGACCGACGGTGCCGAGGTGGACGTCGAGCAGGACATGACGGAAGTCACGCTGGCAGTCATCGCCGACCTCATGCTCGGCACCGATTTGAACGATAGACGCGTCGAGACCATCCGAAAGGCACTGCTCCCGCTCGGCAGGCGTTTCGGACCCGACCCTGTCCGATTCGCCGCGCCGGGGTGGCTCCCGCTGCCCGGCGACAGCGACTACCGCAACGCGCTCGAAACGATGGACAGCGTAATCGACGACATCGTCGCCGAACGCCGCGGTACCCACGGCGACCCCGAAACTGACGACGGACCGAACGACCTGCTGTCGATTCTCCTCCGCGCGCAGGACCGCGGCAAGCAAACAGACCGCCAGATACGCGACGAGGTGATGACGATGCTCTTAGCGGGTCACGACACGACCGCCCTCACGCTGACCTACACGTGGTACCTGCTCTCCCAACACCCCGAGGTCGAGCAGCGAGTCCACGAAGAAATCGACGAGGTACTCGATGGGGACCCGCCAGCGACGACTGACGTGAGCGAACTGTCGTACGTCGAACGCGTCATCGACGAGTCGATGCGTCTCTACCCGCCGGTGTACACGATGTTCCGCGAGGCGACCGAACCTGTCGTCCTCGGTGGCTATCGAATTCCGGAAGGAGCGGCCATCATGGTCTCGCAGTGGGCGATGCACCGCTCCGAGCGGTACTGGGACGACCCCGACGCGTTCGACCCGGACCGCTGGACGCGCGACGAGGACCGACCGCGCTTCGCGTACTTCCCGTTCGGCGGCGGACCGCGCCACTGCATCGGCAAACACCTCGCTAAACTCGAAGCGAAACTCATCCTCGCTCGGACGGCACAACAGTATCGACTCGAATACGCCCGGGAGAACGAACCGGAACTGTGGCCGACGCTGACGATGCACCCCCGAGACGGGATGCCGATGGACCTCCACGAACGCTGA
- a CDS encoding aldo/keto reductase, whose amino-acid sequence MTDLEALDLDFVQLGGTGLQTSELQFGTWRFGKETEEGNVEIDEARAHELLDAYEQAGGRYIDTADVYGGGKSEEWIGDWLEDRDRERYTIASKIYWQIRDGDPNSRGTNRKNLRHRTEKILERLDTDYVDVLYIHRWDDQTSAREMMKTLNALVEEGKVQYLGASTLRPNAWKVAKANEIARAEGWEQFTVLQPRYNLVDREIEGDYLEMARHEERAVCPWSPLGQGFLTGKYSRADGLTGESRAVEDSRFENNYLNETNFDVHDELDAVAEEVDATPAQAALAWLMHRDGVTAPIVGARTVEQLEENLAAAEIDLSDEQVERLAEAKGGPYAGL is encoded by the coding sequence ATGACCGACTTGGAAGCACTCGACCTCGACTTCGTCCAGTTAGGTGGCACGGGCTTGCAGACGAGCGAACTACAGTTTGGCACGTGGCGCTTCGGGAAGGAGACCGAAGAAGGCAACGTCGAAATCGACGAGGCTCGCGCCCACGAACTGCTCGACGCCTACGAGCAGGCTGGCGGTCGATACATTGACACGGCCGACGTGTACGGCGGCGGGAAGTCAGAGGAGTGGATCGGCGACTGGCTCGAAGACCGGGACCGCGAACGCTACACTATCGCGTCGAAGATTTACTGGCAGATTCGAGACGGCGATCCGAACAGTCGGGGGACCAACCGCAAGAACCTCCGGCACCGCACCGAGAAGATTTTGGAGCGGTTGGACACCGACTACGTGGACGTACTGTACATCCACCGGTGGGACGACCAGACCTCCGCTCGGGAGATGATGAAGACGCTCAACGCGCTCGTAGAGGAAGGGAAAGTCCAGTATCTCGGTGCCTCGACGCTCCGCCCGAACGCGTGGAAGGTGGCGAAGGCGAACGAGATTGCTCGCGCCGAGGGCTGGGAGCAGTTCACCGTGCTACAGCCGCGTTACAACCTCGTTGACCGCGAAATCGAGGGCGACTACTTGGAGATGGCTCGCCACGAAGAGCGTGCGGTGTGTCCGTGGAGTCCGCTCGGGCAAGGCTTCCTGACCGGCAAGTACTCGCGCGCCGACGGGCTAACCGGCGAGTCTCGGGCCGTAGAGGACAGTCGCTTCGAGAACAACTACCTCAACGAGACGAACTTCGACGTGCACGACGAACTTGACGCCGTGGCCGAGGAAGTGGATGCGACGCCCGCCCAGGCTGCGCTCGCGTGGCTCATGCATCGTGATGGCGTCACTGCACCAATCGTCGGTGCCCGGACTGTCGAGCAACTCGAAGAGAATCTCGCTGCTGCCGAAATCGACCTCTCCGACGAGCAGGTCGAACGACTTGCCGAGGCGAAGGGCGGTCCGTACGCTGGACTGTAG
- a CDS encoding universal stress protein, with protein MSNEKSFAMYDSILLPTDGSEGAQAGVRAGLELAAESDATVHTLYVIDERHVTREYDYVVEDAEEEAEQAVERVEAAAREMGVEVEKHVRWGIPHEEILDAITAYDVDLVTMGTHGRTGLDRLLHLGSVTERVVRQSSVKILTVPIDSPAE; from the coding sequence ATGTCGAACGAGAAATCGTTCGCCATGTACGACTCGATTCTACTCCCGACGGACGGGAGCGAGGGAGCGCAAGCAGGGGTCAGAGCAGGCTTGGAACTCGCGGCAGAGAGCGATGCCACCGTACATACGCTCTACGTAATCGACGAGCGCCACGTCACCCGAGAGTACGACTACGTCGTCGAAGACGCAGAGGAGGAAGCAGAGCAGGCCGTCGAACGCGTCGAAGCGGCCGCCCGAGAGATGGGCGTCGAAGTCGAGAAGCACGTCCGCTGGGGGATTCCCCACGAGGAAATTCTGGACGCGATTACGGCGTACGACGTGGACCTCGTGACGATGGGGACGCATGGTCGAACGGGACTCGACCGCCTGCTACATTTAGGGAGCGTAACCGAGCGCGTCGTTCGACAGTCGTCCGTCAAAATACTCACCGTGCCGATAGATTCGCCAGCCGAGTGA
- a CDS encoding FAD-binding oxidoreductase, whose product MPEQRPPSVPAESLREFGETLRGDLLLPDDPAYDEARTVWNAMIDRYPAAIARCAGAADVMASVNFVADNDLLVSVYGGGHNIAGNAVTDDGFVIDCSQMKSVRIDPGAKVAQVEPGVVLNEFDHEAQAFGLATPVGYNSTTGIAGLTLGGGFGWLSRKYGLTADNLRAVDIVTADGTLRRASEEENEDLFWGVRGGGGNFGVVTNFEFDLHPVGPEVLSGALVHPFEDAADRLREYREVVADAPEELAAWFVIRHAPPLPFLAEEWHGKKVLLFAVFYAGDVADGEEAVKPLRELGDPVADAITPHQYAEWQSAFDGLLAPGARNYWKSHNFVEMTDGMIENFVEYGEKIPTPLSEIAVAHLGGAINDVPVDATAYPHRDAEFLMNLHTRWEDPAMDDECIEWARELYEAMKPHATGGVYANFIPEEVGEEQAAYRENYERLVELKDEYDPENRFRRNQNVTPTA is encoded by the coding sequence ATGCCAGAGCAACGACCACCATCGGTACCAGCGGAATCGCTCAGAGAGTTCGGAGAGACACTACGAGGCGATTTACTCCTACCCGACGACCCAGCATACGACGAGGCGCGCACGGTGTGGAACGCGATGATAGACCGCTATCCGGCGGCCATCGCCCGCTGTGCGGGCGCGGCCGACGTGATGGCCTCCGTGAACTTCGTCGCCGACAACGACCTGCTCGTCTCCGTCTACGGCGGCGGGCACAACATCGCGGGCAACGCAGTCACCGACGACGGGTTCGTCATCGACTGCTCGCAGATGAAGTCGGTGCGAATCGACCCCGGCGCGAAAGTCGCGCAGGTCGAACCCGGCGTCGTCCTCAACGAGTTCGACCACGAAGCACAGGCGTTCGGTCTCGCCACGCCGGTGGGCTACAACTCCACGACCGGCATCGCGGGACTCACGCTCGGCGGCGGGTTCGGGTGGCTCTCGCGCAAGTACGGCTTGACTGCGGACAACCTTCGGGCCGTAGACATAGTCACCGCTGACGGAACGCTCCGCCGCGCCAGCGAGGAAGAGAACGAAGACCTGTTCTGGGGCGTCCGCGGCGGTGGCGGCAACTTCGGTGTCGTGACGAACTTCGAGTTCGACTTGCATCCGGTCGGTCCGGAGGTGCTGTCGGGCGCGCTCGTTCACCCGTTCGAGGACGCCGCCGACCGACTGCGGGAATATCGCGAAGTCGTCGCCGACGCACCCGAAGAGTTGGCCGCGTGGTTCGTCATTCGCCACGCGCCGCCGTTGCCGTTCTTGGCGGAGGAGTGGCATGGGAAGAAGGTGTTGCTGTTCGCTGTGTTCTACGCAGGTGACGTGGCCGACGGCGAGGAGGCAGTGAAACCACTGCGAGAGCTAGGTGACCCCGTCGCCGACGCCATCACGCCACACCAGTACGCCGAGTGGCAGAGCGCGTTCGACGGCCTGCTCGCACCCGGTGCCCGCAACTACTGGAAGTCACACAACTTCGTGGAGATGACCGACGGCATGATAGAGAACTTCGTCGAGTACGGCGAGAAGATACCGACGCCGTTGTCGGAAATCGCCGTCGCGCACCTCGGCGGGGCCATCAACGACGTGCCGGTGGACGCGACAGCCTACCCGCACCGCGACGCGGAGTTCCTGATGAACCTGCACACGCGCTGGGAGGACCCGGCGATGGACGACGAGTGCATCGAGTGGGCACGGGAACTGTACGAGGCGATGAAACCGCACGCCACTGGTGGGGTGTACGCGAACTTCATCCCGGAGGAAGTGGGCGAAGAGCAGGCCGCCTACCGCGAGAACTACGAGCGACTCGTCGAACTGAAAGACGAGTACGACCCGGAGAACCGCTTCCGCCGGAATCAGAACGTCACGCCGACTGCGTGA
- a CDS encoding nucleotidyltransferase family protein, which produces MMLGVLLAAGTGSRFGDGNELLAEIDGEPVVSHAARTLTASGVDAVVAVVGHERELVEGALPDDVDVLYNTDFEDGQSTSVKLAAEFARKREADAALFALGDMPRVSVETVEALLAAYRDGDGDIVVPRYEGERGNPVLFDAAYFDALAEVEGDTGGRELIESEAESGAVAWVDVEDAGVRQDIDTREDLETLRGE; this is translated from the coding sequence ATGATGCTCGGAGTTCTGCTCGCCGCCGGAACCGGGTCACGGTTCGGCGACGGGAACGAACTACTGGCCGAAATAGACGGCGAACCGGTCGTCTCACACGCCGCACGGACGCTGACGGCCTCCGGCGTCGATGCGGTCGTCGCCGTCGTCGGACACGAACGCGAACTGGTCGAGGGCGCGCTTCCCGACGATGTAGACGTACTCTACAACACGGACTTCGAGGATGGCCAGAGCACGTCGGTGAAGCTCGCTGCCGAGTTCGCCCGCAAGCGCGAGGCCGACGCGGCGCTGTTCGCGCTCGGCGACATGCCGCGCGTCTCAGTCGAAACTGTCGAAGCACTCCTCGCAGCGTACCGCGACGGAGACGGTGATATCGTCGTCCCCAGATACGAGGGCGAACGTGGCAATCCAGTGCTGTTCGACGCTGCGTACTTCGACGCGCTGGCGGAGGTAGAGGGCGACACGGGCGGCCGCGAACTTATCGAATCGGAAGCAGAATCGGGAGCAGTCGCGTGGGTGGACGTCGAGGACGCCGGCGTTCGCCAAGATATCGACACCCGCGAAGATTTAGAGACGCTTCGCGGCGAGTGA
- a CDS encoding (2Fe-2S)-binding protein: MSADDTSGSLDRPTEDISLSINGESVSAEVEPRHKLSDFLRDAQDLRGVRVGCEHGVCGACTVLMDGQAVKSCLTYAVQADGTEIETVEGLAEDGALHPIQEAFHEEHALQCGFCTSGFVMASKELLDENPDPSKEAVEKGLADNICRCTGYQNIYDAVLRAADRMDGESTVDEEEEA; this comes from the coding sequence ATGAGTGCTGACGACACGTCGGGGTCTCTCGACCGGCCGACCGAGGACATTTCACTCTCTATCAACGGTGAATCCGTCTCTGCGGAGGTGGAACCGCGCCACAAACTTTCGGACTTCCTCCGTGACGCCCAAGACCTCCGGGGGGTCCGCGTCGGCTGTGAACACGGTGTCTGTGGGGCCTGTACTGTTCTGATGGACGGACAGGCTGTCAAGTCGTGTCTCACCTACGCGGTGCAGGCCGACGGCACCGAAATCGAGACTGTCGAGGGACTCGCCGAGGACGGCGCGCTCCACCCGATTCAGGAGGCGTTCCACGAGGAACACGCCTTGCAGTGTGGCTTCTGTACCAGCGGGTTCGTGATGGCGAGCAAGGAACTGCTGGACGAGAACCCCGACCCCTCCAAGGAAGCCGTCGAGAAGGGACTCGCGGACAACATCTGTCGCTGCACTGGCTACCAGAACATCTACGACGCGGTGTTGCGCGCGGCCGACCGGATGGACGGTGAAAGCACGGTGGACGAGGAGGAAGAAGCATAG
- a CDS encoding xanthine dehydrogenase family protein molybdopterin-binding subunit, whose product MSSHARTDAAEEGETETKKERFTGSGMARVEDHRILTGEAEYIHDKAPEDSLHMALLRSVHPHADIVDIDTSEAEDHPGCHLVLTAEDIKAEYNPMPAGLEGFEEWSLADGRARYVGEPVVAVIADDRYVAEDVVDLVNVKYDQLDCVVDPREAREDEVVVHEEFGTNVGDHEELVFGDPDSAFEEADHVIEKSYSWGRISGVPLETAGVVAQYDDDTDSFDIDCNIQLHTLVDDTVYETLGYDPDDVNLDVPPDVGGSFGTKIAIHRYCCLAAMASKELNKPVTFVEDRIENLQGGDMHSTEREYDVKVALDDDGTIRALDFWFVDDFGAWPRYPVNQVLKPLSVLTNAFDVQDARYEYDLVLTNKTCQTAYRGFGVPSHLYALEMLVDDAAEALGIDPDELRRRNLIEAHQMPYQLPSKNIYDSGDFPAALAHVQQRIEEERDGGLLDPETVEQKREEGKYRGVRPTVHIEPGVSGSDWTDRQRSDREGLEERNREDVAELPEHLRAEIRPDGTVKAYLATDTSGQGHQTLVSQLLADELGVLPSDIEVGYLDSETAPTEYGTAASRMAVMLSGAAQGLGKELVSNLERLAAETWDCDEDDVTYRDGAVVRVDGGGEETLSLAELAAQDDESGLTRASYDYEHPTTQLEQFDEALSKKLPVYPTAAFAANAPIVEVDTKTGEVDILKFYSLRDCGTQLNPTIVEGQAHGGLAQGIGAALQEEFGYDESGQPQAITLFDYKLPSIEHIPELELEHTETPSPFTATGAKGTGEGGMIDGPASLACSINAALEPLGVRADQIPFTPNRIRERIRQVEGEE is encoded by the coding sequence ATGAGTTCGCACGCACGAACCGACGCTGCTGAAGAGGGCGAGACAGAGACGAAAAAAGAGCGATTCACGGGGAGTGGCATGGCCCGCGTCGAGGACCACCGCATCCTCACCGGCGAGGCCGAGTACATCCACGACAAGGCTCCCGAAGACTCGCTTCACATGGCGCTCCTGCGGAGCGTTCACCCGCACGCCGACATCGTGGACATCGACACCAGCGAGGCCGAGGACCATCCCGGCTGTCACCTCGTGTTGACCGCCGAGGACATCAAGGCCGAGTACAACCCGATGCCCGCCGGACTCGAAGGATTCGAGGAGTGGTCGCTGGCCGACGGCCGGGCGCGCTACGTCGGCGAACCAGTCGTCGCGGTCATCGCCGACGACCGCTACGTCGCCGAAGACGTGGTGGACCTCGTGAACGTGAAATACGACCAACTCGACTGCGTGGTGGACCCCCGAGAGGCCCGTGAAGACGAGGTGGTGGTCCACGAAGAGTTCGGCACGAACGTCGGCGACCACGAGGAACTGGTCTTCGGCGACCCTGATTCGGCGTTCGAGGAGGCCGACCACGTAATCGAGAAGTCCTACTCGTGGGGTCGCATCTCGGGCGTTCCGCTCGAAACGGCAGGCGTCGTCGCCCAGTACGACGACGACACCGATAGCTTCGACATCGACTGCAACATCCAACTGCACACGCTCGTGGACGACACCGTCTACGAGACGCTCGGCTACGACCCCGACGACGTGAACCTCGACGTGCCGCCGGACGTGGGCGGGAGCTTCGGGACGAAAATCGCCATCCATCGGTACTGTTGTCTGGCCGCGATGGCGAGTAAGGAACTGAACAAACCAGTGACCTTCGTGGAGGACCGCATCGAGAACTTGCAGGGCGGGGACATGCACTCTACGGAGCGCGAATACGACGTGAAAGTCGCGCTGGACGACGACGGGACGATTCGCGCGCTGGACTTCTGGTTCGTGGACGACTTTGGCGCGTGGCCCCGATATCCGGTGAATCAAGTCCTCAAACCCCTCTCAGTTCTCACCAACGCCTTCGACGTACAGGACGCCCGCTACGAGTACGACCTCGTGTTGACGAACAAGACCTGCCAGACGGCGTATCGCGGCTTCGGCGTTCCCTCGCACCTCTACGCACTCGAAATGCTGGTAGACGACGCCGCCGAAGCACTCGGGATAGACCCCGACGAGTTGCGGCGCCGGAACCTCATCGAAGCCCACCAGATGCCGTATCAACTTCCCTCGAAGAACATCTACGACTCGGGGGACTTCCCCGCGGCGCTGGCACACGTCCAGCAACGAATCGAGGAGGAGCGCGACGGCGGCCTGTTGGACCCCGAAACCGTGGAGCAGAAGCGCGAGGAAGGCAAGTACCGCGGTGTGCGCCCCACGGTCCACATCGAACCGGGCGTGAGCGGCTCTGACTGGACCGACCGCCAGCGCTCGGATAGAGAGGGATTAGAAGAACGCAACCGAGAGGACGTGGCGGAACTGCCCGAACACCTCCGCGCGGAGATTCGACCAGACGGTACCGTGAAGGCGTATCTCGCGACCGATACGTCGGGGCAGGGCCACCAGACGCTCGTAAGCCAACTGCTCGCTGACGAGTTGGGTGTGCTGCCGAGCGACATCGAAGTGGGGTACTTGGACAGCGAGACCGCACCGACCGAGTACGGCACCGCGGCGTCTCGCATGGCCGTGATGCTTTCGGGGGCAGCGCAAGGATTGGGCAAGGAACTCGTCTCGAATTTGGAGCGTTTAGCCGCCGAGACGTGGGACTGCGACGAAGACGACGTGACCTACCGCGACGGCGCAGTGGTGCGCGTCGATGGCGGTGGCGAGGAGACGCTCTCACTCGCGGAACTCGCGGCGCAGGACGACGAATCTGGTCTCACTCGCGCGAGCTACGACTACGAGCATCCGACGACGCAGTTGGAGCAGTTCGACGAAGCACTGTCGAAGAAACTCCCCGTCTACCCGACTGCCGCGTTCGCCGCGAACGCGCCAATCGTCGAGGTGGACACGAAGACCGGCGAAGTCGATATTTTGAAGTTCTACTCGTTGCGGGACTGCGGGACGCAACTCAACCCGACCATCGTCGAGGGACAAGCCCACGGCGGCCTCGCGCAGGGCATCGGCGCGGCGCTTCAGGAAGAATTCGGCTATGACGAGTCGGGCCAACCGCAGGCCATCACGCTGTTCGACTACAAACTGCCGTCCATCGAGCACATTCCGGAGTTGGAGTTAGAACACACCGAGACGCCCTCGCCGTTCACCGCGACGGGCGCGAAGGGAACGGGCGAGGGCGGCATGATTGACGGCCCGGCGAGTCTCGCCTGCTCCATCAACGCCGCGCTGGAACCGCTCGGTGTCAGGGCCGACCAGATTCCGTTTACGCCGAACCGGATTCGGGAACGGATTCGGCAGGTGGAGGGAGAGGAGTAG